The Henckelia pumila isolate YLH828 chromosome 2, ASM3356847v2, whole genome shotgun sequence genome includes a window with the following:
- the LOC140881102 gene encoding vacuolar protein sorting-associated protein 26B: MNYIIGAFKPACHISVVFSDGKSRKQVPLKKENGQTIMVPLFQSQENITGQISVEPLSGKKVEHNGIKVELLGQIEMYFDKGNFYDFTSLVRELDVPGEIYERKTFPFEFSTVEMPYESYNGVNVRLRYVLKVTISRGYAGSIVEYQDFVVRNYSPLPSINNSIKMEVGIEDCLHIEFEYNKSKYHLKDVILGKIYFLLVRIKIKNMDLEIRRRESTGSGTNTHVETETLAKFELMDGTPVRGESIPVRLFLSPYELTPTYRNINNKFSVKYYLNLVLVDEEDRRYFKQQEITMYRLEKSS; this comes from the exons ATG AATTACATAATTGGAGCTTTTAAGCCAGCATGCCACATTTCCGTTGTGTTTTCAGATGGGAAATCCCGAAAGCAG GTCCCTTTGAAGAAAGAAAATGGACAAACTATTATGGTACCTCTCTTTCAAAGTCAAGAGAACATCACTGGCCAG ATATCAGTTGAACCATTGTCGGGGAAGAAGGTTGAACACAATGGAATCAAAGTTGAGCTTCTTGGTCAGATAG AAATGTACTTTGACAAAGGCAACTTCTATGATTTCACATCGTTGG TTCGTGAACTGGATGTTCCTGGAGAAATATATGAGCGGAAAACATTTCCTTTTGAATTTTCGACTGTAGAGATGCCCTACGAGTCTTATAACGGGGTTAATGTGCGGCTTAG GTATGTCCTCAAAGTGACCATAAGTCGGGGCTATGCTGGTAGCATCGTGGAATACCAGGACTTTGTG GTTCGGAACTATAGCCCTCTTCCATCTATCAATAATAGTATCAAG ATGGAAGTTGGAATCGAAGATTGTCTTCATATCGAGTTTGAGTACAATAAGAGCAA gtatcatcttaaagatgtcATCCTCGGAAAAATATACTTCCTTCTTGTGAGAATCAAGATAAAAAACATGGATCTTGAGATTAGACGCCGAGAATCAACAGGATCAGGGACAAACACCCACGTAGAAACAGAGACACTAGCCAAGTTTGAACTGATGGATGGTACTCCAGTCAGAG GTGAATCAATTCCAGTCAGATTGTTCCTAAGCCCGTATGAGCTAACTCCTACGTATCGAAACATCAACAACAAATTTAGTGTGAAGTACTATTTGAACCTAGTTCTTGTTGATGAAGAGGACCGTCGGTACTTCAAGCAACAAGAGATTACAATGTACCGGCTCGAAAAATCATCTTGA